The stretch of DNA AGGGCTTCGCCTTCCACGACGAGCACCGCTCCAGCCTGGCCTGCCTGGTGGAGATCGACTGCACCGACCGGGCCAACCCGCGCGTCACCAAGGCCGTGGTCGCCGCCGACGTGGGCCTGCCGGTCAACCCGCGCGGGCTGGAGGCGCAGTTCATGGGCGCCGTGATGGACGGCATCTCGCTCACCCTCCAGGCCGGCCTGCACCTGGACAACGGCGCCATCCGCGAGGGCAGTTACGGCGACTTCCACTACGCCCGCCAGCGCCACAGCCCGCCCGCCTTCGAGGTGCACCTGCTGCCCCCGAGCGGCGCCCCGGGCGGCGCCGGCGAACTCGGCGTGCCCGCCGCCGCGGCGGCCGTGGCCAACGCCTACGCCCGCGCCACCGGCACCTCCCCACGCAGCTTCCCGATCAGCTTCTGACCAGTACCTCCCGACCGACGGCTCCCAAGGACCTCCCATGCCCAGCTACACCTTCGTCCTCAACGGGCAGTCCGTGCAGGTGGACGCCCCGGCCGACATGCCCCTGCTCTGGGTGCTGCGCGACAAGCTCGGCGTCACCGGGCCCAAGTACGGCTGCGGGGTGGGCGTCTGCCGCGCCTGCACCAGCCACCTGGACGGCGCCGAGATCCAGCCCTGCACGGTGCCGGTGCAGAACTGCGCCGGGCGCAGCGTCACCACCATCGAGGGCCTGGCCGACGGTGACCAGCTGCACCCCGTCCAGCAGGCCTGGCTGGATTTCGACGTGGCCCAGTGCGGCTTCTGCCAGCCCGGCCAGATCATGGCCGCCGTCGCCCTGCTGCGCCGCACGCCGCACCCGACCGACGCCGACATCGACCAGATCCAGAACGTCTGCCGCTGCGGCACCTACTTCCGCATCCGGGAGGCCATCAAGCAGGCCGCCAGCGGGAGCTGACGGTGCGTCAGTCCCGCTGGTAGACGGCGATCGCGGCGCCGCTGTCGAAGACCCTGCCCGAGGTCCGGCGGAAGGCCGCGACCGCGAAGTCCCGGGTGAACAGCGGGACGCCCGAGCCGATCACCAGCGGGTAGGTCTTCACCACCAGCTCGTCGATCTCCGGCAGCAGCTCCCCGGCCAGCCGCGCGCCGCCGGCCAGCCAGATCTTCAGCCCGTCCTGCCGCTTGAGCCGGCGCACCACGCCGACCGGGTCGGTGCGCACGATCTCCACCCCGGGTGCGCCGTCCAGCGGCAGGCTGCCGGAGACCACGTACTGGCGCAGGTGCGCGTACGGGCTGGTGATGCCCGCCTTCAGCGCGGGGTCGTAGGTGGCCCGGCCCATCACCACGGTGTCGAAGTGGCGGTTGGCCCCCACGATGCCCAGGGCGGAACGGACGTGCGTCGGCAGCGTCTCGGGGTACTCCTCGCCGATGTGCTTGAGGATGTCGTCGGCCAGCGGGAAGAACCCGAACGAGCCGTCGGGATCGGCGATGAAACCGTCGATGGTGGCACCGACGTAGTACGTGAGCTTTCGCACCTTGTTCCCCTCCATGGACCGACGCCCCTCACGATACGTCCGGATTTGGTCGCCCGCGCCGACTCCTCGCCTTCCTCACACAAGCGGGCGGCGGCCCGCCCGCCACACCACGCCCGGTAGGGTCGGAACCCCGCCCGACCCCAGCCAGACCCCGTCCGACCCACCCCCTCGAACCCCCGTCGAAAGGTCCTCGATGACCGGCGTTCCGCGCGTCCTGATCCTGCCCGGCTACCAGAACTCCGGCCCCGAGCACTGGCAGACCCGGTGGGAGCGGGAGGATCCGGCGCTGCGCCGGGTCGAGCAGGCCGACTGGGACACCCCGCATCTGGCGGACTGGGTGGCCGAGCTGGACCGCGCCGTCGTGGCCGAGCCGGGCCCCGTGGTGCTGGTGGCGCACAGCCTGGGCTGCATCACGGTGGCGCACTGGGCCGCCCGGCACCAGCGGCCGGTCCGGGGCGCGCTGCTGGTCGCCCCGGCCGACATCGACACCGCCGAGGTGCCCGAGCTGGTGAACTTCCGACCGGTGCCGCTCGCCCCGCTGCCCTTTCCCGCCACCGTGGTCGCCTCCACCGACGACCCGTGGTGCTCGCTCGAGCGCTCCCGCGCCTTCGCCGCCGCCTGGGGCGCCGAGCTGGCCGTGGCGGGGGCCCACGGACACATCAACAGCGCCTCTAACCTGGGCAGTTGGCCCTACGGCAAGGAGCTGCTCGGCAAGCTCCTGGCCGGCTGACCGCAGCGTCGCCCACCCACCCCCGCTGCCGGGGCGTCGGGGGCGTTCCGCTACGCTCCCCGCCTGATCCGCCTCGGCCGGGAGAGCCGCGGGAGCGCCCGTGCCGACAGCCGTCGGCCACCGCCGGGAACTCGTGGAAATCTCCCGCCGGATTTCTGTTATCCGCCGTCGGGCGCCGGATCTCCTACCAGGTAAGGCAGCACCGGCAGGCCGACGGAGAAGGTGGACAGGATGGACAGGGACTGCGGCGCAGCAGTGGTGGCCCTCGCGCGCACGGGTGACCAGCAGGCGACGAACGAGCTGGTCAGGGCCTATCTGCCGCTGGTCTACAACGTCGTCGGCCGGGCCCTCTCCGGGCACCCGGACACCGACGACGTGGTGCAGGAGACCATGCTGCGCGCCGTGCACGGCCTGCCCGGCCTGCACGACCCGGAGAGCTTCCGCTCCTGGCTGGTGGCGATAGCGATGAACGAGGTGCGCCGCCGTCACCAGGCCCAGCAGGTCAGCCAGGACCGGGGTGGTGCCCTCGGCGACGGCTACGAGCCGGCCGATCCGGCCGCCGACTTCGTCGGGCTGACCATCATCCGGCTCGGGCTCTCCGGCCAGCGCCGCGAGGTGGCCGAGGCCACCCGCTGGCTGGACGAGGACGACCGGGAGCTGCTCTCGCTCTGGTGGCTGGAGGCCGCCGGCGAGCTGAGCCGCCCCGAGCTGGCCGCCGCGATCGAGCTCTCCCCGCAGCACGCCGCCGTCCGGGTGCAGCGGATGAAGACCCAGCTGGAGACCGCCCGGGTGGTCGTCCGGGCCCTCACCACCGTGCCGCCCTGCCCGCAGCTCACCGAGCTCACGGCCGGCTGGGACCAGCGGCCGAGTGCGCTCTGGCGCAAGCGGATCGCCCGCCACGCCCGCGACTGCGCGCACTGCGCCCGCCACTGGAACGGCCTGGTGCCCGCCGAGGGCCTGCTGGCCGGCCTGACCCTGGTGCCGCTGCCCCGCGCCGAGGGCCTCCCGACGCACCTCGCCCCGACCCACCACGCCCAGCCCGCCCCGGCCGGCCACTCCACCGCCGCCGGCTCCGGTCACGGCGCTGCCCCCGCCGCCGGCGCGCCCTCCCGCCACCGGGCGCCGGGAGGCCGGCGCCGCCGACCGGCTGCGGCGGCCCGGCGCCCGGTGGTCGTGGCGGCGGTCGGCACGGCCGTGCTCAGCCTGGCCGTCGGCGGTTTCGTGATGGCCGAGCCGGAGCACTCGGGCAGCCAGCCGGTCCGCACCGACTCGGTGGCCGACGTGCCCGCGCCCGTCGTGGTCGCGGTCACCTCCAGCACGCCCGCCACGCCCTCGGCCACGCCGAGCAACCCGGCCCCCGCGAGCAGCACCCCCGCCTCGCCCTCCCCCTCGGCCAGCCCGAGCCCCACGCCGACCCCGACGCCCACCCCCACTCCCACTCCCACCCAGACCCGCACGGCCCGGCCCACCCCGAGCGCACCGCCCTCGCCGAAGTCCGCCCCGGCGGGCGACGTGCAGGAGGTGATCGACCTGGTCAACGCCCAGCGCTCCAAGGCCGGCTGCGGCCCGGTGAAGTCCAACGCGCTGCTCCAGCGCGCGGCCCAGGGCCACTCCGACGACATGGCCGCCCGGAACTTCTTCGACCACACCAACCCGGACGGCCAGGGCCCGCAGGCCCGGATCGACGCGGTCGGCTACAAGTGGAGCACCTGGGGCGAGAACATCGCGATGGGCCAGGCCGACCCGGCCTCGGTGATGGACAGCTGGATGAACAGCCCGGGCCACCGCGCCAACATCCTCAACTGCTCCTTCACCGACCTCGGCGTCGGCATCCACTACGGCTCCGGCGGCCCCTGGTGGACCCAGGACTTCGGCGCCCCCTGAGCCCATCGGGGTTCACCCGGCGGGCAGCGCGTACAGCTCGGCGCCGTACCCGGCGAACACCCGCTCGCCGTCGGTCTCCAACCGCCACTGCGCCCCGCTCGCCGGGGCCGCCGCGAAGGTCCAGCGAGTGCGTCGGCGCCGCAGGTCCACGGCGTAGAGGTGGGCGTTCCAGCCCGGCAGGAAGAGGGTGTCCGCCGCGACCACCGGCGGCTCGCCGGTCGGCGCCCCGGGCAGCGGGCAGCTCCACACCGCCCGGCCGCTCCCCGCGTCCAGCGCCGTCAGCACCGGGCGGCCCGGGCTGGTGAGCAGCAGCTGCCCGTACCGGGCGACCGGGGTGTACGGGCCGGGTTCGCCGCCCGCGGTCTGCCAGCCGGGGGCGCCGTCCTCGGCCCGGCGGGCCTGCAGGCGGCTCTCGCCGAGCGGGAGGTAGAGCGCGTCGGGGTCGGCCACCAGCCAGTCGATCCGGGCGTTCTGGGTGTAGAGCCCGGGCCAGCGGGGGCGGCCGTCGCGCGGGTCCACGGCGGTCAGGAAGCCCTGGGTGTCGCCGAACAGCAGCGCGCCGTCCAGCGTGCTGCCGAGGTAGGTCGAGGGCTGGTCGGGGCGCGGCTCGGGGCGGCGCCAGAGCACCTCGCCGGTGGCGACGGAGACGGCGTACCAGCCGGTGCCGGGCGGCCCGGCCAGGTGGACGGCGCGGTCGTCGGCGGCCAGCAGCCGGTCGGGCGGTGCCGGGGCGGTCCACTCCCGGAGCACCCGGCCGGTGTCGGTGGCGTGGGCCCGGAAGCCGGTGGGGGTGAGCAGGTAGGCCGTCCGGTAGTGCACCACCGGCCCGGCGGCCGGCCCGGGGTGGCTCCAGGTCTCGGTGCCCGCGACGGCGTCCACCGCCGTGACGCCCGCGCCGTCGGCGCAGATCACCTGCCGGTCGACCAAGGCGTACGCGGCGGCCAGGTGGCCGGAGGTGGCGTGCTGCTGCCAGCGCGCCGGCGGGGGCGGCCCGCCGTACCCCTGGTCGGCCGGCTCGGCCCCCGGCGCCCGGCCGATCCCCCGGCCCAGCACCGCCGCGCCGCCGGCGGCCAGCGCGCCCGCACCGAGCGCGAGCAGGGTGCGGCGCGGCAGCCTTCGGCGCGGCGGGGCGCCCTCGCGCAGCGGGCGGTCCAGCTCCACCACCCGGGCCGCGTGCCGGGCCAGCCGGTCGGCGACCGGGCCGGGCAGCCAGGCGCCGGCCAGCGCGGCGGCGGCGCCCTCGGGGTGCAGCCGCGCGGCCAGCTCGGCGGCGGTGGGCCGCCGCTCGGGCGCGCGGGCGAAGGCCGGGCGGAGCAGCTCGGCGAGTTCACCCGGCAGCTCGTCCAGCGCGGCGCGGGCGGCGGCGGTGCGGCGCAGCACGGCGACCGTGCCCTGCTCGTCGGCGAACGGGCTGCGGCCGGTGGCGGCGTGGGCCAGCAGGGCGGCCAGGGAGAAGACATCCCCGGGCGGGCCGAGCGGGCGGCCGGCGGCCTGCTCGGGGCTGAGGAAGCCGGGGGTGCCGAGCACCGTGCCGGCCTGGGTGAGCGGGGCCGCACCCGCGGCGGTGCGGGCGATGCCGAAGTCGATCACCCGGGGGCCGTCGGCGGCGAGCAGCACGTTGCCGGGCTTGAGGTCGCGGTGCAGCAGGCCCGCCCGGTGGATCGCGGCCAGCCCTTCGGCCAGGCCCGCGCCGAGCGCGCGCACGCTCTCGACCGGGAGCGGCCCGTGCTCGGCGATCACCTCGGCCAGCGAGGGCCCGGGCACGTAGCCGGTGGCCAGCCAGGGCAGCCGGGCCTCCGGTTCGGCGGCCACCAGGGCGACCACGTACGGGCTGCGCACCGCGCCCACGGCGGCGGCCTCGCCGCGGAACCGCTCGCGCAGCTCCTCGTCCGGCTGCCGCACCACCTTGACCGCGACCCGCCGCCCGTCGGCCGCCCGCCCGAGGTAGACCTGCCCCATCCCACCGGCCCCGAGCCGGGCCAGCAGCCGGTAGGGCCCGATCCGCTCCGGGTCCGCCGGTCCGAGTGCCTCCAGTGCCACTACCCCGCTCCCCCGTCCCTCGCCGCCTCACCCAGGCTCTTGCCCCGGGACGGGCTGTCCCACTACCCCCGGGTAGCGGGACACCCGGGCCCCTCCGGTCACCCAACTCCCGCTTGACTCCCCGCTGCTGGGGAGGAGACTGGTGATTACACCAGACACAGGAGAGAGCCGCACCGCCGGATAGGTACGGACGTCAACCGGCCGTTCGAGTGACTCCCTTGTCGTGGGCCTGGCTAGGCCCCCGGTAGCCCACTCGCCCCCAGTGGCGCTTCAGCGACGGCTGAGCCCCGGAGAGAGCGATGAGGACGGACTGCCGGGAGCTGTCATGTCTGCCCCCGGCAGCCTTCGCTGATCAGAAGATCAGGTAGGCGGGGCGGTGCCCCTCGTCCGCCAGTTCACCGTCCGCCTGGGCCCGCAGCCGCGAGGCCAGCGCGTCCAGCGCCCGCGAGGCCGCCACCTCCTCGCCGATCCTGGCCAGCGGCCGGTCGGCGGCGCTGCGCTCGGCCTCGCCGTGGCCGCTCAGGCCCGGCGCGCGGGCTCCGGTCAGCGTCGCCTCGCAGACGGTGTGCACGCCGTCCTCGCGGAAACTCAGGTGTACGTCCCATTCGTTCTGCATCTCGCACCTCCGGGTGCCCGGGCTCCCCCACCATCCAGCCTGCGCCCGCCCGGGCCCTCCGGCAAGGCTCAGCTGATGGGGTGAAAGCCGCCCCGCTCCCGCGCGTCCCGCCCCACCCCCGTACCCCGGCCGCGCGACCGTGGCAGCTGACCCGCCCTGCCCTCCGTCGACGGGACTCCCCGGTGCGCCGCCTGCTCGTCCTCACCGCGCTGCTCGCCCAACTGGCCCTCGCCACTCCCGCCCTGGCCGCCCCGGGCGGCCTCGACCCGACGCCCGCCCGGGAGGCCGTCCGGCGGCTGCTGCCCGGCCACGCCGACCAGGTGATCCTGCGCACGGCCGCCCCCGGGCCGGACGGCGACTGGTTCGAGCTCTCGGGCGAGGACGGCCGGATCCGGCTGAGCGGCACCAGCCCGGCCGTGCTGCTCACCGGCCTCGGCTGGTACCTGCACCACGTGGCCCACGCCGACCTCGGTCTGCCCGGCGAGAGCACCGAGGCCCTGCCCGCCGTGCTGCCCGCGCCGCCGGCCCCGGCGCACCGCTCGGCCTCCGTCGCCCACCGCTTCGCACTCAACGACACCGACGCCGGGTACTCGGGCGCGTACCGGGACTGGGCCGCGCTCGAACACGAGGTGGACCTGCTCGCCCTGCACGGCGTCAACGAGGTCTACGTCCAGCTCGGTGCCGAACTCCCCTACTACCGCGCCCTCCAGGAGTTCGGCTACCAGCCGGCCGAGCTGCGCACCTGGCTGCCCGCCCCCGCCCACCAGCCCTGGTGGCTGCTGCAGAACATGTCCGGCTTCGGCGGCCCGGTCTCCGATCAACTCATCACCGCACGGGCTGAGTTGGGAGCCCGACTGGTGCAGCGGATCCGCGAGCTCGGGATGACTCCGGTGCTGCCCGGCTACTACGGCACCGTGCCGCCCGGCTTCGCCGACCGCAACCCGGGCGCCCGGGTGCTCCCGCAGGGCACCTGGTGCGGCTTCGACCGCCCGGACTGGCTCGACCCCTCGGGCCCGGTCTTCGCCGACCTGGCCGCCGCCTATTACCGCTACCAGCAGGAGGAGTTCGGCCCGGGCACCCGCTACAAGATGGACCTGCTGCACGAGGGCGGCCGGGCCACCGGGGTGGAGGTGGGCGCCGCCGCCCGGGGCGTGCTCGCCGCCCTGCGGGCCGCCCATCCGGAGGCCGTCTGGGTGCTGCTCGGCTGGGAGCAGAACCCGGACCCGGCGGTGCTGGACGCCGTGGACCACCGGGCGCTCTTCGTGCTCGACGGCCTGGCCGACCGCTACGACGGTCTCGACCGCGAGCGCGACTGGCACGGTGTCCCGTACGCCTTCGGCACCATCCACGACTTCGGCGGCCACACCGCCCTCGGCGCCAACACCGCCGTCTGGGCCGACCGCTTCCGCCCCGGCGGCGCGCTCGACGGCCTCGCCTACCTGCCCGAGGCCACCGGCACCGACCCGGCCGCCTTCGCCCTCTTCACCGAACTCGCCTGGGCGCCAGCGCCCGTGGACCTCCCCGGCTGGTACGCGGAGTACGCCGCCGCCCGCTACGGCGGCAGCGACCCGCACGCGGCCGCCGCCTGGGACTGGCTGCGCCGAGGCCCGTACCAGCTGCCCTCCGGCCGCTGGAGCGAGCCGCAGGACGGCCTCTTCACCGCCCGCCCGAGCCTGACCGCCACCAACTCGGCCACCTGGAGCCCGCCTTCGCTCCGCTACGACCCGGCGACCGTCCGCTCGGCCCTCGCCGAGCTGCTCCGCGTCGACCCCGCCCGCCGCACCACCGAGGCCTACCGGCACGACCTGGTCGACCTGGCCCGCCAGGCGCTCGCCGACCACTCCCGCGCCCTGCTGCCCGCCGTCCGCACCGCGTACCAGGACGCCGACCTGCCCGCCTTCCACCGGCTCACCACCGACTGGCTGGCCGCCCTCGACCTGCTCGACCGACTCACCGGCACCCGGGCCGAGTTCATGCTCGGCCCCTGGCTGGCCTCGGCCCGCGCCTGGGGCGCCGACCCGGCCGAGCAGGACCAGCTGGAGTACGACGCCCGCTCGCTGCTCACCACCTGGGGCGGCCGGGCGGCGGCCGAGGAGGGCGGCGTGCACGACTACGCGGCCCGCGAGTGGTCCGGCCTGCTCTCCGGCCTCTACGCGCCGCGCTGGCAGCGGTACTTCGCCACCCTGGAGACCGCGCTGACCACCGGCCGCCCGCCCGAGCCGGTGGACTGGTTCGCCGTCGACGACGCCTGGGCCCACGCCCACGCCCCCTACCCGACCACCCCCACCGGCGACGCGTACCAACTCGCCACCGAGGTCTCGGAGTTGCTGCCACCCGACTGACCCTCAGTCGGCCAGGCCCACCGTCCGCCCGACCGTCTCCGGCTGCGCCAGCGCGGCGAGCATCGCGTGCGCCACGTCGGCCCGCGAGATCACCCGGCCGTGCCGCAGGTTCCGGTCCAGCGCACTGCGGTAACCTCCCGTCAGCGCACGGTCGTTGAGCTGCACCGGCCGCACGGCCGTCCAGTCCAGACCGCTCTCCCGCAGCACCTCCTCCATCCGGGCCAC from Kitasatospora sp. MMS16-BH015 encodes:
- a CDS encoding dihydrofolate reductase family protein, whose translation is MRKLTYYVGATIDGFIADPDGSFGFFPLADDILKHIGEEYPETLPTHVRSALGIVGANRHFDTVVMGRATYDPALKAGITSPYAHLRQYVVSGSLPLDGAPGVEIVRTDPVGVVRRLKRQDGLKIWLAGGARLAGELLPEIDELVVKTYPLVIGSGVPLFTRDFAVAAFRRTSGRVFDSGAAIAVYQRD
- a CDS encoding protein kinase; translation: MALEALGPADPERIGPYRLLARLGAGGMGQVYLGRAADGRRVAVKVVRQPDEELRERFRGEAAAVGAVRSPYVVALVAAEPEARLPWLATGYVPGPSLAEVIAEHGPLPVESVRALGAGLAEGLAAIHRAGLLHRDLKPGNVLLAADGPRVIDFGIARTAAGAAPLTQAGTVLGTPGFLSPEQAAGRPLGPPGDVFSLAALLAHAATGRSPFADEQGTVAVLRRTAAARAALDELPGELAELLRPAFARAPERRPTAAELAARLHPEGAAAALAGAWLPGPVADRLARHAARVVELDRPLREGAPPRRRLPRRTLLALGAGALAAGGAAVLGRGIGRAPGAEPADQGYGGPPPPARWQQHATSGHLAAAYALVDRQVICADGAGVTAVDAVAGTETWSHPGPAAGPVVHYRTAYLLTPTGFRAHATDTGRVLREWTAPAPPDRLLAADDRAVHLAGPPGTGWYAVSVATGEVLWRRPEPRPDQPSTYLGSTLDGALLFGDTQGFLTAVDPRDGRPRWPGLYTQNARIDWLVADPDALYLPLGESRLQARRAEDGAPGWQTAGGEPGPYTPVARYGQLLLTSPGRPVLTALDAGSGRAVWSCPLPGAPTGEPPVVAADTLFLPGWNAHLYAVDLRRRRTRWTFAAAPASGAQWRLETDGERVFAGYGAELYALPAG
- a CDS encoding alpha-N-acetylglucosaminidase, whose protein sequence is MRRLLVLTALLAQLALATPALAAPGGLDPTPAREAVRRLLPGHADQVILRTAAPGPDGDWFELSGEDGRIRLSGTSPAVLLTGLGWYLHHVAHADLGLPGESTEALPAVLPAPPAPAHRSASVAHRFALNDTDAGYSGAYRDWAALEHEVDLLALHGVNEVYVQLGAELPYYRALQEFGYQPAELRTWLPAPAHQPWWLLQNMSGFGGPVSDQLITARAELGARLVQRIRELGMTPVLPGYYGTVPPGFADRNPGARVLPQGTWCGFDRPDWLDPSGPVFADLAAAYYRYQQEEFGPGTRYKMDLLHEGGRATGVEVGAAARGVLAALRAAHPEAVWVLLGWEQNPDPAVLDAVDHRALFVLDGLADRYDGLDRERDWHGVPYAFGTIHDFGGHTALGANTAVWADRFRPGGALDGLAYLPEATGTDPAAFALFTELAWAPAPVDLPGWYAEYAAARYGGSDPHAAAAWDWLRRGPYQLPSGRWSEPQDGLFTARPSLTATNSATWSPPSLRYDPATVRSALAELLRVDPARRTTEAYRHDLVDLARQALADHSRALLPAVRTAYQDADLPAFHRLTTDWLAALDLLDRLTGTRAEFMLGPWLASARAWGADPAEQDQLEYDARSLLTTWGGRAAAEEGGVHDYAAREWSGLLSGLYAPRWQRYFATLETALTTGRPPEPVDWFAVDDAWAHAHAPYPTTPTGDAYQLATEVSELLPPD
- a CDS encoding sigma-70 family RNA polymerase sigma factor — encoded protein: MDRDCGAAVVALARTGDQQATNELVRAYLPLVYNVVGRALSGHPDTDDVVQETMLRAVHGLPGLHDPESFRSWLVAIAMNEVRRRHQAQQVSQDRGGALGDGYEPADPAADFVGLTIIRLGLSGQRREVAEATRWLDEDDRELLSLWWLEAAGELSRPELAAAIELSPQHAAVRVQRMKTQLETARVVVRALTTVPPCPQLTELTAGWDQRPSALWRKRIARHARDCAHCARHWNGLVPAEGLLAGLTLVPLPRAEGLPTHLAPTHHAQPAPAGHSTAAGSGHGAAPAAGAPSRHRAPGGRRRRPAAAARRPVVVAAVGTAVLSLAVGGFVMAEPEHSGSQPVRTDSVADVPAPVVVAVTSSTPATPSATPSNPAPASSTPASPSPSASPSPTPTPTPTPTPTPTQTRTARPTPSAPPSPKSAPAGDVQEVIDLVNAQRSKAGCGPVKSNALLQRAAQGHSDDMAARNFFDHTNPDGQGPQARIDAVGYKWSTWGENIAMGQADPASVMDSWMNSPGHRANILNCSFTDLGVGIHYGSGGPWWTQDFGAP
- a CDS encoding dsRBD fold-containing protein, giving the protein MQNEWDVHLSFREDGVHTVCEATLTGARAPGLSGHGEAERSAADRPLARIGEEVAASRALDALASRLRAQADGELADEGHRPAYLIF
- a CDS encoding alpha/beta hydrolase encodes the protein MTGVPRVLILPGYQNSGPEHWQTRWEREDPALRRVEQADWDTPHLADWVAELDRAVVAEPGPVVLVAHSLGCITVAHWAARHQRPVRGALLVAPADIDTAEVPELVNFRPVPLAPLPFPATVVASTDDPWCSLERSRAFAAAWGAELAVAGAHGHINSASNLGSWPYGKELLGKLLAG
- a CDS encoding (2Fe-2S)-binding protein, translating into MPSYTFVLNGQSVQVDAPADMPLLWVLRDKLGVTGPKYGCGVGVCRACTSHLDGAEIQPCTVPVQNCAGRSVTTIEGLADGDQLHPVQQAWLDFDVAQCGFCQPGQIMAAVALLRRTPHPTDADIDQIQNVCRCGTYFRIREAIKQAASGS